A region of Shewanella sp. Choline-02u-19 DNA encodes the following proteins:
- a CDS encoding peptidoglycan D,D-transpeptidase FtsI family protein codes for MNKQAKRKQKPKLIQWRLYVVVAFVCLLFSSLIGRAAYIQIIEPEKLRHESDMRTLRTTSREVQRGLITDRNGEMLAVSVPVKAVYADPKVVHDENGFVDMRRWQALADVLHEPKDKILKRVQANPRKRFTYLKRQVTPAVADYIKKLKLPGIYLKPESRRYYPTSEISAQLVGITNIDDLGIEGIENTYNDWLTGTPSKQKVRKSRDGHVVERLDMVQEGESPNDLVLSIDQRIQQLAYREIKKATEVNQATSASIVVLDVNTGEVLAMANTPSYNPNSRENLQSYRMRNRALTDAYEPGSTIKPFVVAAALDAGYIKQDDIIKTSPGRIRIGGKIVRDGRNYGDLSLSGILVHSSNVGMSKIALSMPVQELLGSLQTMGLGNYSGINLEGESAGLIHDRRRWSEFGRATLSFGYGLMATPLQLARMYATLGSKGVLYPVSILKLKQKPEGTQVISAEVAQSVMEMLVGVTEKGGTARKAHIEGYPVAGKTGTARKAVAGGYGEDYVAIFAGVAPVHNPRLAIAVIVNEPKGDRYYGGDIAAPVFASVMSAALQMLNVEPISSREKVRLAALSRNAE; via the coding sequence ATGAATAAACAAGCAAAGCGCAAACAGAAACCAAAGTTAATTCAATGGCGTTTATACGTTGTTGTGGCGTTTGTTTGCTTGTTATTTAGCAGTCTTATTGGGCGAGCGGCTTATATTCAGATCATTGAGCCGGAAAAGCTGCGTCATGAAAGTGATATGCGTACGTTAAGAACAACGAGCCGCGAAGTACAGCGTGGCTTGATCACCGATCGTAATGGTGAAATGTTAGCGGTCAGCGTACCCGTTAAGGCGGTTTATGCCGATCCTAAAGTGGTGCATGATGAAAATGGCTTCGTTGATATGCGCCGCTGGCAGGCATTAGCTGACGTGCTGCACGAGCCAAAAGATAAGATCCTCAAACGTGTACAAGCTAATCCGCGTAAACGCTTTACCTATTTGAAACGCCAAGTCACCCCCGCGGTTGCTGACTATATCAAAAAACTCAAACTGCCCGGAATCTATCTTAAGCCCGAATCGCGTCGCTATTATCCAACTAGCGAAATATCGGCACAGTTAGTGGGTATTACCAATATTGATGATCTTGGTATCGAAGGTATTGAAAATACTTACAATGATTGGTTAACGGGGACGCCGAGTAAACAGAAAGTGCGTAAATCTCGCGATGGCCACGTGGTTGAGCGTTTGGATATGGTGCAAGAGGGTGAAAGCCCGAATGATCTTGTATTAAGTATCGATCAGCGAATTCAACAATTAGCATATCGAGAGATAAAAAAAGCCACTGAAGTTAATCAAGCCACCTCAGCATCGATTGTGGTGCTAGATGTGAATACTGGCGAAGTGCTAGCGATGGCAAACACGCCATCTTATAACCCCAATTCTCGAGAGAACTTACAGAGCTATCGGATGCGCAACCGCGCCTTAACGGATGCCTATGAACCTGGTTCAACCATTAAACCTTTTGTAGTGGCTGCAGCACTTGATGCAGGCTATATCAAACAGGACGACATTATAAAAACCAGTCCAGGTCGTATACGCATCGGTGGCAAGATAGTGCGTGATGGGCGTAATTATGGTGATCTTTCTCTTAGCGGCATCCTTGTTCACTCCAGTAATGTTGGTATGAGCAAAATAGCCTTATCAATGCCAGTACAAGAGTTATTAGGTTCTCTGCAAACAATGGGCTTGGGTAACTACTCGGGGATTAACCTCGAAGGCGAAAGCGCGGGTCTTATCCATGACCGTAGGCGTTGGTCAGAGTTTGGGCGGGCGACGTTATCATTTGGCTATGGCTTAATGGCGACCCCTTTACAGCTCGCCAGAATGTACGCGACTCTCGGCAGTAAAGGTGTGCTTTATCCTGTTTCAATCTTAAAACTCAAGCAAAAACCTGAAGGTACTCAAGTGATATCCGCTGAAGTCGCGCAGAGCGTGATGGAGATGCTCGTAGGCGTAACGGAGAAAGGCGGCACGGCACGTAAAGCGCATATTGAAGGTTATCCCGTTGCAGGTAAAACGGGGACTGCCCGTAAAGCCGTTGCCGGAGGCTATGGTGAGGATTATGTGGCTATTTTTGCTGGAGTAGCTCCAGTACATAATCCCAGACTTGCCATTGCAGTTATCGTTAATGAGCCTAAAGGCGACCGCTATTATGGCGGTGATATCGCAGCTCCTGTCTTTGCATCCGTAATGTCTGCTGCGCTGCAGATGTTAAATGTAGAACCAATTTCTAGCCGCGAGAAAGTTCGTTTGGCAGCTTTATCTAGGAATGCAGAATAA